From the genome of Rhodobacteraceae bacterium Araon29, one region includes:
- the tnpB gene encoding IS66 family insertion sequence element accessory protein TnpB, whose protein sequence is MEHRQPYVRRGDLLKIIWWDSQGACLFSKRLEKSRFVWPAAKDGKVNLTPAQLSMLLEGIDWQMPHKTWRPVQVG, encoded by the coding sequence ATCGAGCACCGTCAGCCCTATGTGCGACGCGGCGATCTGCTGAAGATTATATGGTGGGATAGCCAGGGCGCGTGTCTCTTCAGTAAACGATTGGAGAAAAGTCGCTTTGTTTGGCCCGCGGCCAAGGATGGGAAAGTCAACTTAACGCCCGCACAATTATCAATGTTATTGGAGGGCATCGACTGGCAGATGCCACACAAGACATGGCGACCAGTGCAGGTTGGATAG
- a CDS encoding helix-turn-helix domain-containing protein encodes MERALAVHHGVFGRIAIYRFCEPMVSHAHREAHLTFLLEGPESAMPVEGQAGPLTQETVVGCSPWHEHSFKPGSLTDPSTFLVLYVSPIWFVKRETEFRPGMRFGTHLFYRTQKIKGYVNRLANLLMMGDTSDLIEGYVYELTRESFNESARRSDYNEALAAQPRRISDYRVRRSIEAMKNKVGNTMVIEEIASESGLSRAHFFKLFKDNTGLSPNIYLNTLRVEESLRQIVNPSQTIGVISENLGFSSQASFSRFFISHVGLAPGEYRQFTAS; translated from the coding sequence ATGGAACGCGCTTTAGCCGTACATCACGGGGTATTTGGCCGTATTGCGATTTATAGGTTTTGCGAACCAATGGTGTCGCACGCGCACAGGGAAGCGCACCTGACATTTTTGTTAGAGGGCCCTGAAAGCGCCATGCCCGTTGAAGGTCAAGCCGGCCCACTTACGCAAGAAACCGTTGTTGGATGCTCTCCATGGCATGAACACTCTTTTAAACCTGGCAGCTTAACAGACCCCAGCACTTTTCTGGTTTTGTACGTATCGCCAATTTGGTTTGTCAAGCGCGAAACCGAGTTTAGACCGGGTATGCGCTTTGGAACGCATCTATTTTACCGAACACAGAAAATAAAAGGTTACGTCAATCGATTGGCAAACCTTTTAATGATGGGCGACACTTCAGACTTAATAGAAGGATATGTCTACGAACTGACCCGTGAAAGTTTTAATGAAAGTGCAAGACGCTCCGATTATAATGAAGCTTTGGCAGCCCAGCCTAGGCGCATATCCGACTACCGCGTCAGACGCTCCATTGAAGCGATGAAGAATAAAGTCGGAAATACTATGGTTATCGAAGAAATTGCCTCAGAGTCTGGCTTGTCTAGAGCCCATTTTTTCAAATTGTTTAAAGATAATACTGGGTTATCACCAAATATCTATCTGAACACTCTACGGGTCGAAGAATCGCTAAGGCAAATCGTTAACCCTAGCCAAACTATAGGGGTAATCTCTGAAAATCTTGGATTTTCCAGTCAGGCCAGTTTCTCAAGATTCTTCATTTCCCATGTCGGTCTGGCACCTGGTGAATATCGGCAATTTACAGCCTCGTAA
- a CDS encoding branched-chain amino acid ABC transporter permease, with amino-acid sequence MTGNHQSLVSQRWFNSAVWAIAALCVLWLILAIWPEWLVGLLGRKKVFVNALLNGITLGALYFLVASGFTLIFGLMRNVNLAHGSLYLAGAYIGFEVSRVTGSWVLAFPIAFVAMAILGIILQVFVFRHLDGQDLQQTLITIGISIVLADLMLWKWGGEFYQIYAPDWLSGPVETFIQSSISKRTGEPIYIKYPSVRLFILMCAVFIGLGMWYVLNKSKLGMLIRAGVDDREMLAASGVRIQLIFVGVFAFGAGLAGIAGVVGGTFQSIAPGEDTRFLLSSLVVVIVGGMGSIPGAALGALIIGCAEQFGSVYAPTYSVVLTFVIMVVVLAFRPQGLLGRD; translated from the coding sequence ATGACCGGAAATCATCAAAGCTTGGTTTCGCAGCGTTGGTTCAATAGCGCGGTTTGGGCGATCGCTGCGCTATGCGTCCTTTGGTTGATCTTAGCAATTTGGCCCGAGTGGCTCGTTGGTCTCCTCGGCCGAAAGAAAGTTTTTGTGAATGCATTGCTGAACGGCATCACTTTAGGCGCCCTCTATTTTCTGGTGGCGTCTGGATTCACCTTAATTTTCGGCCTGATGCGGAATGTGAATCTGGCGCATGGATCATTGTATTTGGCAGGTGCCTATATCGGGTTTGAAGTCAGTCGCGTAACCGGGTCTTGGGTGTTGGCATTTCCCATCGCGTTTGTCGCTATGGCAATTCTTGGCATTATTCTTCAGGTTTTTGTTTTCCGCCACCTTGACGGTCAAGACCTTCAGCAAACCTTGATCACCATCGGAATTTCAATTGTTTTGGCAGATCTTATGCTCTGGAAATGGGGGGGCGAATTTTACCAAATTTATGCCCCAGACTGGCTCAGCGGACCAGTTGAAACATTTATTCAATCCTCAATTAGCAAGCGCACTGGCGAGCCGATATATATTAAGTACCCCTCTGTTCGTCTGTTCATATTGATGTGCGCAGTCTTCATCGGCTTGGGAATGTGGTATGTTCTAAATAAATCTAAACTCGGCATGTTGATCCGTGCGGGGGTAGATGACCGAGAAATGCTTGCCGCCTCCGGTGTACGCATTCAACTAATTTTTGTCGGAGTTTTTGCTTTTGGAGCAGGTCTTGCCGGTATTGCCGGCGTTGTGGGTGGCACTTTTCAATCTATTGCACCCGGGGAAGACACCAGATTTCTGTTATCCTCTTTGGTGGTGGTGATTGTGGGCGGCATGGGCTCAATTCCAGGTGCTGCACTCGGTGCTTTAATAATCGGCTGTGCAGAACAATTTGGATCAGTCTACGCCCCCACTTATTCCGTTGTTTTGACTTTTGTTATTATGGTCGTTGTTCTCGCGTTTCGGCCACAAGGTTTGCTGGGGCGGGATTAG
- a CDS encoding glucose 1-dehydrogenase, whose product MSKIFDLNGKVALLTGASKGMGLAMATGLAEHGATVIISARKQDQLEAAAGQINKTCGAERAIAVAANAGSKTELAALVESARSSAGPIDIVVGNAGVNPYFGPTSEISDAAYEKTMTTNVQSNLWLTQLVAEDMIQKGNGSLMFTSSIGAFKPSETLGTYGMSKLALIGLVRNLAAEYGPKGLRFNAICPGLIKTDFARELWENPQAKTRIEREIPLRRLGEAEDLKGLAVFLASDASRYMTGQALTVCGGSNMWA is encoded by the coding sequence ATGAGCAAAATATTTGATCTTAATGGAAAAGTCGCCCTTCTTACCGGTGCGTCCAAAGGTATGGGATTGGCCATGGCAACTGGCTTGGCAGAGCATGGGGCAACCGTGATTATTTCAGCCCGCAAACAAGATCAGCTTGAAGCGGCAGCCGGGCAGATCAATAAAACCTGCGGAGCCGAAAGGGCAATTGCTGTTGCCGCCAATGCAGGATCTAAAACTGAACTGGCAGCTTTGGTTGAAAGCGCCCGTTCAAGCGCTGGTCCAATTGACATTGTTGTGGGAAACGCGGGCGTTAACCCCTATTTTGGCCCTACATCAGAAATATCGGACGCGGCCTATGAAAAAACCATGACCACAAATGTGCAATCGAATCTTTGGCTTACGCAGCTTGTGGCAGAGGATATGATCCAAAAAGGCAACGGATCTTTGATGTTTACATCCTCTATTGGCGCCTTCAAACCCTCAGAAACACTCGGCACTTATGGTATGTCAAAGCTTGCACTCATTGGGCTTGTACGCAATCTTGCTGCGGAATACGGCCCAAAGGGACTTCGGTTTAATGCTATTTGCCCGGGCTTAATCAAAACGGATTTCGCACGTGAGCTTTGGGAAAACCCACAAGCCAAAACTCGGATCGAGCGCGAAATACCGCTCCGGCGCTTGGGCGAGGCTGAAGATTTAAAAGGGCTTGCTGTATTTCTGGCCTCGGATGCGAGCCGGTATATGACAGGTCAAGCCCTAACCGTTTGTGGCGGCTCAAACATGTGGGCATAA
- a CDS encoding AMP-binding protein — protein sequence MRLTQINTTVAELISTNEMFAVETASIRGINYPVFKNAPQNLCEMLKRGFSSHDDGKAEYLVYQNERRSYEAFCTEIKKTAWHLQNEFSVKKGTSIAIAMRNYPEFLILVMAISTLGAKVVFLNAWWTTKELKYALEDSSAKLVFADGPRINSIEPLVKDLNLHMVAVRDAEAFWPTRFSDFLKSTTPAKWPEINIDPDDDFSIMYSSGTTGHPKGVVLTHRGAINAVYTWLMQPAITQKIDPMKNAEKSIPIKPSVLVVTPLFHVTATHPMFLLSLAAGAKICLMHKWDAKTAVRIIRDEKVTRFLGVPTQSADLMTAAHEMSEPLDTLDFLGSGGAKRPAAQVAQLHKAFPSAQLATGWGMTETNAVGIGLIGNEYLDHPGAAGRLHPPLQEIKFLGENGEQVSAGEVGEITVKSVCNMRAYLNQPDATNDVLSDGWLKTGDLGKIDSNGIITIVDRKKNIVIRGGENIACLDVEGALHRHPCVMEACVFSLPDDRLGEIVGAAVQIQKESAVTTKELQDFLLQHIAHFKIPRHIWLQTEPLPRGATDKIDRRGMQQRCLNDLELQSEKNDGSEY from the coding sequence ATGCGGTTAACCCAGATCAATACTACTGTCGCTGAACTCATTTCCACGAATGAGATGTTTGCTGTGGAAACCGCCTCGATCCGAGGGATCAACTATCCCGTATTTAAAAACGCGCCTCAAAATCTTTGTGAAATGCTCAAGCGTGGGTTTTCGAGCCATGATGACGGAAAAGCCGAATATCTGGTCTATCAAAACGAGCGACGGAGTTATGAAGCCTTTTGTACAGAAATAAAAAAAACTGCCTGGCATTTGCAAAATGAATTTTCAGTCAAAAAAGGAACTTCAATTGCAATAGCAATGCGCAATTATCCAGAGTTTCTTATTCTGGTCATGGCCATAAGCACATTGGGCGCAAAGGTTGTTTTCTTAAACGCATGGTGGACCACAAAAGAGCTAAAGTATGCCCTTGAAGATAGCTCTGCAAAATTGGTCTTTGCCGATGGACCGCGAATAAATAGCATTGAGCCGCTGGTAAAAGACTTAAACTTGCACATGGTCGCTGTAAGAGATGCAGAGGCTTTTTGGCCAACCCGTTTTTCGGATTTTTTAAAAAGCACTACTCCAGCGAAGTGGCCAGAAATCAATATCGATCCCGATGATGATTTTTCAATCATGTATTCTTCGGGAACAACGGGGCATCCAAAGGGGGTTGTCTTGACCCACCGGGGAGCCATCAACGCGGTTTACACATGGCTGATGCAGCCTGCGATTACCCAAAAAATAGATCCTATGAAAAATGCGGAAAAATCCATCCCTATAAAACCATCAGTGCTTGTGGTGACACCGTTATTTCATGTCACCGCGACCCACCCGATGTTTTTATTAAGCTTGGCCGCTGGGGCAAAAATTTGCCTGATGCACAAATGGGATGCAAAAACCGCTGTGCGCATTATTCGGGATGAAAAAGTAACCCGTTTTTTGGGCGTTCCAACACAATCAGCTGATCTAATGACCGCTGCTCACGAGATGTCAGAGCCACTTGATACACTTGATTTTCTTGGCTCTGGCGGGGCAAAAAGGCCTGCGGCACAAGTTGCCCAACTGCATAAAGCCTTTCCATCCGCTCAGCTCGCAACCGGTTGGGGAATGACAGAAACAAATGCTGTCGGTATTGGCCTTATTGGGAATGAATACCTTGATCACCCGGGAGCGGCCGGACGTTTGCACCCTCCCCTACAAGAAATAAAGTTTCTCGGAGAAAACGGAGAGCAAGTTTCAGCCGGAGAGGTCGGCGAAATTACCGTAAAAAGTGTTTGCAATATGCGAGCCTACCTTAATCAGCCAGACGCGACAAATGATGTCTTATCCGATGGCTGGTTGAAAACAGGAGACCTTGGCAAAATAGACTCAAATGGCATTATTACAATTGTTGACCGAAAGAAGAACATCGTCATCCGCGGCGGTGAAAATATCGCCTGTCTGGATGTAGAAGGGGCATTGCACCGACATCCTTGCGTAATGGAGGCCTGCGTATTTTCCCTACCAGACGATCGTTTAGGAGAAATTGTTGGTGCCGCCGTTCAAATCCAAAAAGAAAGCGCCGTAACGACCAAGGAGTTGCAGGATTTTCTGTTGCAGCATATCGCGCATTTCAAAATCCCCCGACACATTTGGCTGCAGACAGAGCCATTGCCGCGCGGCGCCACAGACAAAATTGATCGCCGGGGCATGCAGCAGCGTTGCTTGAACGACTTAGAACTGCAATCCGAGAAAAACGATGGAAGTGAGTATTGA
- a CDS encoding ATP-binding cassette domain-containing protein: MAEAAPLRDVGTEFALELTGLSKSFGALVALNDISLKVRPGERRAVLGSNGAGKTTLFNCITGDFPPDSGSVKFFGEDITFFQPHERIRRGLRRTYQISLLFNGLTVLENIYLACRGVSSGRFSLFGVNPSDPVSIAADELIEIVNLQDVHSSLVSDLSYGQQRQLEIALALAGAPRLILFDEPAAGLSPKERWDLIQILTRMPQHVGYIIIEHDMDVALSVSNRVTMMHNGRIFKEGQPRQIENDPEVQALYLGSGHE, encoded by the coding sequence ATGGCTGAAGCAGCACCTCTACGCGATGTAGGTACCGAATTCGCATTGGAATTAACCGGATTATCCAAGAGCTTTGGGGCACTTGTCGCTTTAAACGATATTTCATTGAAAGTACGGCCCGGAGAGCGCCGGGCCGTATTGGGCTCAAATGGAGCAGGAAAAACAACTCTATTCAATTGCATCACGGGTGACTTTCCTCCCGACTCCGGCTCTGTAAAATTTTTTGGGGAAGATATTACGTTTTTTCAGCCCCATGAACGCATCCGACGCGGTTTAAGACGAACCTATCAAATTTCCTTGCTCTTTAATGGGCTTACCGTTCTGGAGAATATTTATCTTGCATGCCGAGGCGTTTCGAGCGGGCGTTTTTCTTTGTTCGGTGTAAACCCTAGTGACCCCGTTTCAATCGCTGCGGATGAATTGATAGAAATTGTAAATCTGCAAGATGTCCACTCTTCATTAGTATCAGACCTGTCCTATGGTCAGCAACGTCAACTTGAAATAGCATTAGCGCTGGCAGGCGCGCCACGCCTCATTCTTTTCGATGAGCCTGCTGCGGGATTATCTCCAAAAGAGCGCTGGGACCTCATACAAATTCTCACCCGTATGCCGCAACATGTTGGCTACATCATAATTGAGCATGATATGGATGTTGCACTTTCGGTCTCTAACCGCGTTACCATGATGCATAATGGTCGCATTTTCAAAGAAGGTCAGCCAAGGCAAATTGAAAATGATCCAGAGGTTCAGGCGCTTTACTTAGGAAGCGGCCATGAATGA
- a CDS encoding MBL fold metallo-hydrolase, translated as MKPQFAPLAGQVEELEPGLRRILAPNPSPMTFWGTNTYLLGSREIAVIDPGPHSTPHLNSILTALLPGQRITHIFVTHSHIDHSPLASQLSGITQAKVYAFGSSYDGQSQTMRSLVKQGYSGGGEGVDFTFSPQRRITEGDLISGDDWQLGVLETPGHFSNHLSFSWKDALFTGDHIMDWASSMVSPPDGDLGDFMKSCHKLLSSNWRIFYPGHGNPVYEPKKRTEWLINHRMSREMQILDALRSGLENPYNLAKKIYTETPKNLLGAAAQNVFAHLIDLRERGIVECDQPFGFETLFKVKTQK; from the coding sequence ATGAAACCACAATTTGCCCCCCTGGCAGGTCAAGTCGAGGAGTTGGAGCCTGGCCTTAGACGTATACTGGCCCCTAACCCTTCCCCAATGACCTTTTGGGGGACAAATACTTATTTGCTTGGCTCGCGTGAAATCGCTGTTATTGACCCCGGTCCTCACAGTACCCCGCATCTTAATTCAATCCTCACAGCGTTACTGCCTGGCCAGCGTATTACACATATTTTCGTGACACATTCCCATATTGACCATTCCCCACTTGCATCCCAATTGTCGGGCATCACGCAAGCAAAAGTTTACGCATTTGGTTCCTCTTACGATGGACAAAGCCAAACAATGAGGTCTTTGGTTAAACAAGGATACTCAGGCGGAGGAGAAGGAGTAGATTTCACTTTTAGCCCGCAGAGGAGAATAACGGAAGGCGACCTGATTTCGGGAGACGATTGGCAGCTTGGCGTTCTGGAAACACCGGGTCACTTTTCAAACCACCTTAGTTTTTCATGGAAGGATGCGCTTTTCACCGGCGATCATATTATGGATTGGGCCAGTTCAATGGTTTCGCCTCCGGATGGAGATTTGGGTGACTTTATGAAGTCATGCCATAAATTGCTCAGCTCGAATTGGAGAATTTTTTATCCCGGCCACGGAAATCCTGTGTATGAGCCCAAAAAACGTACCGAATGGCTTATCAATCACCGAATGAGCCGCGAAATGCAGATTTTAGATGCATTACGCTCTGGATTAGAAAATCCATACAATCTAGCCAAGAAAATATATACGGAAACGCCAAAAAATCTTTTGGGGGCTGCCGCCCAAAATGTTTTCGCTCATTTAATTGATTTGCGCGAACGTGGAATTGTAGAATGCGATCAACCTTTTGGATTTGAAACTCTTTTTAAAGTAAAAACTCAAAAATGA
- a CDS encoding SDR family NAD(P)-dependent oxidoreductase, translating to MELKDKNVIITGAASGIGRAMAIRFAQENAQTVICADLDENGAHETAQHINGIGKKLDVSDPNAIAALIEQTENDIGPIDLFCSNAGILMAGGVEVPDDQWQKIWDVNLMSHVWAARYLVPRMVARGGGYLLNTSSAAGLLNQVGSAPYGVTKHAAVGLAEWIAMSYGDQGIKVSLLCPQAVSTEMIHGFEEHVASIDGVIKPEDVAEACVQGIRDEQFLILPHPQVRNYIKNKASDYDRWIGGMRKLNRRFGGFE from the coding sequence ATGGAATTAAAAGACAAAAATGTCATCATCACGGGCGCTGCTAGTGGCATTGGCCGCGCAATGGCCATCCGGTTTGCCCAAGAAAATGCCCAAACTGTGATTTGCGCCGATCTAGACGAGAACGGCGCACATGAGACGGCTCAGCACATTAATGGCATTGGGAAAAAACTTGATGTGAGCGATCCAAACGCCATAGCTGCCCTGATTGAACAGACTGAAAATGATATTGGGCCCATTGATCTTTTTTGCTCAAATGCAGGTATTTTAATGGCCGGCGGCGTTGAGGTGCCAGATGATCAATGGCAAAAAATATGGGATGTTAATCTGATGTCACATGTTTGGGCGGCACGCTATCTGGTACCTCGCATGGTAGCCCGCGGCGGCGGGTATTTATTAAATACATCCTCAGCGGCCGGATTGCTTAACCAGGTCGGCTCTGCCCCTTACGGCGTGACCAAACACGCAGCTGTTGGATTGGCCGAATGGATTGCGATGAGCTATGGTGATCAAGGCATCAAAGTATCACTTTTATGTCCCCAAGCTGTCAGCACCGAAATGATACACGGGTTTGAAGAACATGTGGCGAGTATCGATGGGGTGATTAAACCAGAAGACGTGGCAGAGGCTTGCGTGCAGGGCATTCGGGACGAGCAATTCTTAATCCTTCCCCATCCTCAGGTGCGCAACTATATTAAAAACAAAGCCAGTGACTATGACCGCTGGATCGGCGGGATGCGAAAGCTTAACCGGCGATTCGGAGGATTTGAATAA
- a CDS encoding GNAT family N-acetyltransferase → MLFFVKADHRNQGLGTQLLKHCINKCRQRGLQLLVVWPSDRNYEFYRRQGFVGTHDPLELLL, encoded by the coding sequence ATTCTTTTTTTTGTAAAGGCAGATCACCGCAATCAAGGGCTAGGGACACAGTTGTTAAAACACTGTATCAATAAATGCCGGCAACGCGGTCTTCAGCTTTTAGTCGTTTGGCCGAGCGACAGGAATTATGAATTTTACCGCCGACAGGGTTTCGTGGGGACCCACGATCCGTTGGAGTTATTGCTCTAA
- a CDS encoding ABC transporter substrate-binding protein, translating into MGAILLSANAATMTFADGHALKIGFMATLEGPYTVLGEDSQRGFQMALNEFGNEVAGRPIEIIIGATDASPESALRAARKLVEQDEVDVIVGPLSGSEGIALRDYSKTVPHVTFINGISGAQETTMVDPSETFYRFNMDGAQWTIGLGNYVYNEKGWEVVAAIAEDYSFGYTNFMGFALEFCRAGGDIAERQWVPLGTKDFSSIIAALPEDVDALYLGLGGADAVNFLNQYLQAGGNANLIGGTIMVDGSVLSSKGRAKQVLIGTPASGPQADTWEDEGWKNFVATYQNTWPVDQRFPLPSLLATGYYNSAKATLMAIEAVNGDLSDGQAGFRKALSELVLDAPNGRIYLDENRQAIGSNFVTEVVELSDGSLATKLINKIDNIGQTLGLTPEQFATLGTPSRDVVDCQAWQGK; encoded by the coding sequence ATGGGAGCAATATTATTGTCTGCCAATGCAGCAACGATGACCTTTGCTGATGGCCATGCCTTGAAAATCGGCTTTATGGCAACATTAGAGGGTCCGTATACTGTGCTTGGTGAAGATAGCCAGCGTGGGTTTCAAATGGCACTGAATGAGTTTGGCAATGAGGTAGCAGGCCGGCCAATCGAAATTATAATAGGGGCAACAGATGCAAGTCCTGAAAGCGCATTGCGCGCCGCACGTAAACTTGTCGAACAAGATGAAGTTGACGTCATCGTTGGGCCGCTTTCTGGTTCAGAAGGGATTGCGTTGCGCGACTATTCAAAAACGGTTCCTCATGTCACTTTCATAAACGGAATATCTGGTGCGCAGGAAACCACAATGGTAGATCCGTCTGAAACATTCTACCGCTTCAATATGGATGGTGCTCAATGGACAATCGGCCTAGGAAATTATGTTTACAATGAAAAAGGCTGGGAAGTTGTTGCGGCAATCGCCGAAGATTATTCATTTGGCTACACGAATTTCATGGGCTTTGCTCTAGAATTCTGTCGCGCCGGTGGCGACATCGCCGAACGCCAATGGGTGCCCCTCGGGACCAAAGACTTTTCATCCATTATTGCCGCTTTACCCGAAGATGTGGATGCACTTTATCTGGGGCTTGGAGGCGCTGATGCTGTGAATTTCTTGAACCAATATTTGCAAGCCGGAGGCAATGCAAACTTGATCGGTGGTACGATCATGGTTGACGGTTCAGTGCTCAGCTCTAAAGGGCGCGCGAAACAAGTTCTGATCGGCACACCCGCTTCGGGTCCCCAAGCAGATACTTGGGAAGATGAAGGATGGAAAAACTTCGTTGCCACTTATCAAAATACGTGGCCAGTGGACCAACGTTTTCCATTACCTTCGCTGTTGGCAACGGGTTATTATAACTCGGCAAAAGCCACACTTATGGCAATTGAAGCCGTAAACGGAGATCTCAGTGATGGACAAGCAGGGTTTCGCAAGGCGCTTTCAGAACTCGTGCTTGATGCACCAAATGGACGAATTTATCTGGATGAAAACCGGCAGGCTATCGGGTCAAACTTTGTAACGGAAGTAGTTGAATTAAGCGACGGCAGCTTGGCAACTAAGCTCATAAATAAGATCGATAATATTGGACAAACTTTAGGTCTCACACCGGAACAGTTTGCAACATTGGGTACACCGAGCCGCGATGTTGTAGACTGTCAGGCCTGGCAAGGAAAATAA
- a CDS encoding branched-chain amino acid ABC transporter permease, with translation MAYALSTKKSADEPPQTRAHWLDPTRIPAHIWVIAVFLLLVPTFTSEFTQYQIFGWAFILGMISLSLMILAGYGGMVSLVQMTAAAAAGYAIAIFGASAVTEISFAWPWPIAVIIAIFASVLVCIISGALAIRTEGIYTIMITLAIGSAFFYFTRQNYTVFNGFTGFNGVQTPVLFGVNWKEPTPFYYLTLGIASVSYWFTVHLARTPFGLALQGVRDNPRRMAAMGFSVNAHRLAAYAIAGVISGIAGILLVWSNGQISPNTGSVGPIIDILVITVIGGINRPIGPFVGALLYVVLRTYSLDFLNAIGLDGERFKLVIGLTFLVIVYFSPDGMCGIWDRYIKRLWQPVKLEEHNG, from the coding sequence ATGGCTTATGCGCTCAGTACAAAAAAATCTGCGGACGAGCCGCCCCAAACCAGGGCGCATTGGCTCGATCCCACGCGTATTCCGGCCCATATATGGGTGATCGCAGTTTTTCTTTTACTGGTTCCGACTTTCACCAGTGAATTCACGCAATATCAGATTTTTGGTTGGGCCTTTATCCTCGGGATGATCTCTCTGTCGCTGATGATCCTGGCCGGTTATGGCGGGATGGTCAGCTTAGTACAAATGACGGCCGCGGCGGCAGCCGGCTATGCGATTGCTATATTTGGAGCAAGCGCCGTAACCGAGATCAGCTTTGCATGGCCTTGGCCTATCGCGGTAATAATCGCGATTTTTGCATCAGTATTAGTTTGTATCATTTCAGGCGCGCTGGCGATCCGGACTGAGGGCATCTATACAATAATGATCACTTTGGCCATTGGCTCGGCGTTTTTTTACTTTACTCGACAAAACTATACCGTTTTCAATGGATTCACTGGATTTAACGGCGTTCAAACACCTGTGCTCTTTGGAGTAAACTGGAAAGAACCAACACCGTTTTATTACCTCACGCTGGGCATAGCATCCGTAAGTTATTGGTTCACAGTGCATTTAGCGCGCACGCCATTCGGCCTGGCCCTGCAAGGGGTAAGAGACAATCCTCGGCGCATGGCCGCGATGGGCTTTAGTGTAAATGCCCATCGTTTGGCGGCCTATGCAATCGCAGGCGTAATTTCGGGTATAGCCGGGATCCTTTTGGTTTGGTCAAACGGACAGATCAGCCCAAACACAGGATCTGTCGGGCCAATAATCGATATTTTGGTGATCACAGTAATAGGCGGCATAAACCGACCAATTGGCCCATTTGTTGGCGCGCTTCTTTACGTTGTGCTGCGCACTTATTCTTTGGATTTTCTAAATGCAATCGGTCTGGATGGAGAGCGTTTCAAACTTGTTATTGGCCTTACATTTTTAGTGATCGTTTATTTTTCACCAGATGGCATGTGCGGTATTTGGGACCGGTATATTAAGCGATTGTGGCAACCCGTCAAATTGGAGGAGCATAATGGCTGA